ATTGTAAATATAAAAGGAATAATCAGTAACTatggaaattttttttaaactgcagatttagatttatttattaattggttGTTGTCTCTCGGGGTCCGAGGAAGACtaaacattgtgcagtcatctgtggATACGCACGTGGCATCGGAGGCCGAAGGCCGAAGCACGCGTGAGGTTGCAGTTTGGACACGGAATGGCGGTTGTTTGAGCAGGTGCATACACAGATTTGTGGTGTCAGTCTCGTGCTGCTGCAAGGTGCTGATTTCAGTCTTCAATATTAACaggcacagtgaaatgtgtcatttgcattgacAACCAACAGTGCCTGAGGATTCACCCGGAGCAGCCCAGAAGTGTCACCACGTAGCACGCCCACAGTATTTGACAGAACAACGCCCAGCCCATATACAACAAGCAAtaacagcagaacagactccctTTCCCACCCGTACACAGAGATGGGCCTCCACTCGCAGGGTTGTCTGCCTCTGGGCCTCTGACCTCCAACCCACGGtcctgctggaaatctaaaacaaaattatGGAACTACtcgacaagtcaggcagcacctgtgagaAAAGGAACAGTGTTAACACTTAAGGTCAAAGACCCAACATCATAACTTAGAAagtaaagattttaaaaaatgtaggTTGTAGCAAAGCTGATGGGAGTAatggataggacaaagggaatatctTTTATAGGGTGAAATGGGGTAAACGTTTCAGGAATAGCTTGTTCCCATCTGCATCAGATTTATTAGCAATCCATGAAAACaagctcactattttgctctctttttgcattatttattgatTTTAATATTTCGTATTGTAACGTAGTAATTTTTGTGTTGTACTACTGctacaaaatgacaaatttcatgacatatgtgagtgatactaaacctgattctgaaactgaAATATGCAATTAATAGTATTTTTGTGAATTATTTAGAGCTGGATGATGTGATTTGTTGTCACATTGGCTATGCTGTTGTTGAAATTCATTGTTGTCACATTAGTTATGCCATTGTTGAAATCCATTTCCACAGGACTATGAGTATCAGTTGATTTCACATTCATCGCAATACCAGAGGAATGATCGGTGCCCACCTCCACCTCAGGCATTACCGGACAGTGCCTGTGAGGTTCCCAGCTGCAGGTCAGACTCTGAGTGTGAAAGGCACAAACGATGCTGTTATAATGGTTGCATTTATGCTTGCTTGGAATCTGTGCAGCCACCACCAGGTATACTTAACCTGTGCTTGAATCCTTTGTTGTATTATTACTGTAACAATAGTGTGAAATTGCGACTAAATCACAATGATAGCTGGCAGATGCAATATTCCTTCATTTCTACATATTGCTTGGTCAATTTTATTGCTTAAGGGAAAGACAGGAATCTACACTCAAATTGTCTCTACTATGAGTTGTTTTGTGGATAAAGCAACAAAATAcaagtctgaaataaaatcagaaaacgaTGGGGGAGaaaacatctatggaaataaaaaagttaaCATTTCCTATGTGCCAGAACTGGGCAAGAAAGAAAATGAGTGAGATTTAATTCGCAGAGAACGGGCTGGAGATGGATAAAATAAAGAGAATAGCTCTGACAAGGTGAAGCCGGGGTTGTTGTTGAAGTCATACAGTTAATGGGAACAGTGTGAGTGAGAAAAACATTCTTCTTCTAACTTTACTCGAATCTATCTGCCTGTGGCAATCTACACTGTGTAAAGATGCTTGAAGAACAACAGCTAGCTGGGCAGGTTGGGATATTCCAGTAAGAAAGTACGATATGCAAGTTGATCATGAAAAGAGGCAAAATACAGCAGTGCAGATGATGCACAGTAGGTCAGCAGCGGTAATGGAGAGAGACAAACTAAGCCAATAGCAGATGGATGGCTTACAACACAGCTGTTCTGTCCCGATACAGACCAGGAACTCAATTTACTTGAAGTTGTAGAAATCGATACTGAGTCCAGAAGAATAAAACATGCCCAGATAGAAGGTCAGGTACTGTTCCTTATATTTACATTGGGTAATCAGTACAACCATGTAGgctgacacagacagacagacggaatAAAAGGGGAATGGGATACAGTATCAAAGGTTTTCTCTTTGTAAATGTTTCCATTAAGCATTTGACTGAAAACTTCTCTCAATAGCAACCCTGGACACATCCTACCACTTTGTCCTATCCATTCCTCTCCACCTTCTCTGCAATTTTAACTTTATTTTCTACCCCACCCCTGCTGCCACTTCTGATGAAGGTTCTTCAGTATGAAACATTAACACTGTTTCTCTTCCCagaaatgctgcctggttttcatGGCATGAGTTTGATTTGCCTACACAATTTGCCTTCATTAACTTGCCTTTGTACAGAAACAAACTTTGGAACACAATATTCACAAAACACAAATTAATGAACAAAAGCTTGCTCATTGTTCTGGTAtgataaatacaaaatatttatATATAAATCTATAATACATTCAGCACAAGGAGCAGTAAAATAGTTTTACCTCCACACATCAaacaaatgcttttcaaaaaatgATGAAGATTATTAAAAGCATCTTCAATTTCTTAACTAGCGTGGATATCCCAATTATGAGATGATAAAGTGTCTTTGTGATTTTGCTGGTAAACCAAATAATTAGAAGAATTAACTGAGTTGTGTTccttctcattgaaacatttgcagggagcactctctttctctcactcactcacacatgaTCCAGCACAGGAAAAACCGATAGGCATCGATAACAAACAAGTATTCAATCAACAAActattgaatggaaaatcctacaaaaaagtagtggatacatccTTCAtagttaaagccctccccaccgttgagcacatctatacaaaatgttgttacaggaaagaaggatccatcaccaaggaccctcatcacccaggacatgttctcttcccactgctgccatcaggaaggaggtgcaggagcctcaggattcacactgccaggttcaggaatagttattcctcaaccccctcaaccatcaacttcacttgccccaccattgaaaggttgccacaacctatggactcagtttcaaggactcttcatctcatgttctcaatatttattgattattattatttctttatttttgtatttgcacagtttattgactTTTGCACACagattgaacgcccaagttggtgcaatctttcattgattctattatgaatttattaagtacacccacaagaaaatgaaactcggggttgtatatagtgacatatatgtacttcagtaataaatttactttgaacttttcagtTTTAGATTGGTTGGTGCAGCCAAAGCCCAGATGGCTTGGGGGTAATGGATGGTTACTCGACGGACCAGAAGAAGTGCTTCAAGGTGCTATTTCCTCATAACTTTTAGTGATTTAAATATATGTAATATCAGGCAATATATACAATATTCATTTAAGATAGAGACCAGATGTGCCTAATATTTAGGTTCAGTActgaaacccctttttactgggCATCTCTAGAGATGTGACTCATTAGCCCCTCACTAATAGCCATtggactcagcagtgagaaaaccacctttttCAAACCGTACGTCTAGGGTCagtatgacttgggtcccaccaaaacCAGGAAGCTGGGATGTCTCAACCTCCCGGACCCCGATCTGTGTAGATATTGACCCATTGCAATTAGCGGTTGGCAAGAAATACcagattgtacactgcatacaattattttttaaagaagtatatttacaaatttcagctttatcgacCAGCTAGtaggaaaaaagaagaaaaattaaaagggcccattacagttaacccagtccaaatgtgcacacgcgatggagctcatcttgaagttgccTTTAACTCGAGTGCTGgacccacagtctgtgtgaaagcacacgCCCCTTTCCGAATGTCACTCGGAATCCCTGTCAAGCAAACAGGCTCTCCCATGGTAGTACTGgttcttcctccttgaagccattcacctgcccaAAGCATcttgtgcaacagggatggcatcctcagccatcctCCTTCCTGTCTACTCCCAGCTCCTTCCAGAAAGATCTTGCCCCACACCAGTGTTCATCACAAAAACTTCTCCGcccagcattctctagaaccttctcccaattccaccatcctgattggctgacataacattcctaagttgaaaaGGATAGCCCTTTATTTTTAGCTCGAACCCAAACCTGCTAAAAGCAGAACAGCTAAGAAAGatatacctacagcatagcagtaaaaatcgtAACCAGGCTGTTACAGTACATGTATTAGATCATGAGAAGGACATTTCATTTCACAGCTGTATAAAAGGGACATAAAATTTGGCAAAATCTACATGTAACACAATGTGGGAAAATAGGGATTTTTTTTGACAAAACATTTGGTATTTTGTACATTTTTTTGGAATCAACTGTGGAACAAATTAATTTATGCTAATTGGCCAGTTGAGCAAAATTAGGAATTTATGGCAGGATTAGCTTAAACCCATTTTATGATGTTTTAAATCCTCCTCAAAGAGAAAGTACAGTATTGTGTAGTGATAAGATCTGGCCATCTGACTTCTGCAGGACTCAAGGCTTGCTGCTATATCACTGGCTCTACTCCCCATTTAAAACACTTGTCAAACACTCAGTTGTATTCGGGGATGGCAAATCAATATTGTCTTTAGTAGCAAAGTCCATATCCCAAGATAGTCCTTTCTCTTCCTTGCTGTAATCCAGAAAAAGAACATGATTTCATAGCTGCTCCCATATCTACAGCTGGCATGTCCATTAAAATGCACAACTTGTTCAGACAGGCCTATCTTTTAAAATTTAGCTCTTTTTGCCCTCGGCACTCTCACTTATACTTGAGATCTGATGATCAGCAGGAAAAAAACCTGTAATTCAATGAATACATAAATCCACTAAACCAATGAGCATTTCTGAAGCAGCATATTGCTTGCACATGAAATGCTCTAAATCACTGTTCACTTTTGATGCTTTAGTGGCGGCATTATCCCAAGAAGCCACATTGCTAGACAAATATCATTGATCCATTGGTTATGAGCTTGTCACTAATATTATTTAAGTAACTAACACAATAAGAATAGTTGTTAGTTACGAAAACAATAACAGGCCAGCACggaagcatagcagttagtgtaactcTATTATAGTGCCAgtagagtttatatgttctccctatgactgcatgGCTTTCATtccgtgtgctctggtttcctcccacgttccacaaATGTTTGGataagtaagttaattggtcagatGGGTGTATTTGCGTGGTGCAGGATCATAGGCTGGAAGGATCCGTTCGCATgcagtatctcaaaataaataagctGTTTTGTTTATTAACATTTGGCAGGATTTATACTGACATCTTAAGCATGGAACTTTATTGTGGATAACTTGGGTTTAAAGAAATTTGTGTGGGGCTTGTTTGCCTCTAAAATTAAGAGTGTTATAACAGCGAGGATTTGCTCTAAGTAACGTGATTTTCTGAAAAATGCGGGCATGCCAAAACTCAGTAGGACTTGCCATTCTGTACAAAGCTACATGGTTTCATTGTTGGGTGCAACATCATAAATATAGACTGCCCAATTAACATTGCCCAAGACATTTCCATGTGGAAGTATGAATCAATCAGTCTAGACCTTAAACTTCAATTTGAACAGTAAATTCTGATCCATAGTTTTAAAATGCTAACCAAATAAAACAGCAGATGgttaaaatttgaaataaaaacaaaaatgctggaaacaataGGACCACATCGgtagaaagagaagcagagttaatgttttagACTGAATACCctttgagtggggggggggtggagatgcatctctaccaaaggaggtgtaaggtgctcctttcctccGCTGGCCTGCGAGTCAGCCTtgaacaaggtgtagcacctgcttagcccctcggTCCGGGTCACGTAAAGCTAAGGGAGCTgttggtggatggttgtatattgtggctggtacatatcacaagtcctggttatgcaaccactgacgctaAGCAGACAACTTCTGAAGAGCATTGGTAATGGCTGGGCTCACCTGTCTTTTACAGACAACTGcccaaaccacttctgcagaaatattttctaagaacaatcacggtcaaagACCAAGATCACCCACGTCAGGCACAGCACAGAATTGTCAGTATTTATTGCATTAGTATTATTTGAAAATCCTTTTCATATTGTAGGAATGAAAAAGTATGTCGATAAAAGCTTTGTTATATGAAAATTATATTAAGCAGTTCACTAAACTTTGTAAGATTACTTACCTTCACTCTGTAATTCTCAGTCTCTTGAAATGAAACAAATTCTTTGCATGATATCTCTGTATCCATAGTGGCTTAGGACGGAGAGTATCGAACAGTACAGTTCAAGAGCAGGTGTCTATCATATCTGTGCTGTCTATGACTATGTATTTTGATATACTATGCAGAATAGGCgctttggcccttcaagctgtgctgccaGCAAGCTTGAAATTAACCCTAGCtgaatcactggacaatttgcaatgaccaattagcctactaactggtacacctttggactactggaggaaacccatgccatcgacgggagaatgtacaaactctttacagacaacagcaggaattgaacctggatcattggtactgtaaagcgttgtggtaACCACTATACAGTGCTGCCCCAGACTTAAGTCGGAAGATGAAATAATGCCCAGTTCCCCTGCAGTTAGCCTTCATGGAAGTTTTATAAACAGTACTATGTGCCCGTGAATAAGAAAGGGCTACAGCTTGATTGAAATGTTACCCAGATTTCTGTTCAAGTCCAGAAATCCTTCACATCAAAGTGGGTCATGCTGATACTtcaaatagaaccatagaacatttagcacagaaacagtccttttagcccttcttggctgtgctgaaccatttgtctgcctagtcccacggagctgcacccggcccatatccctccatacacctctcatccatgtacatgtccaagcttttcttaaacgttaaaagtgagcccgcatttactacttcatctggcagctcattccacactcccaccactctctgtgtgaagaagctctgcctgatgttccctttaaacttttcccccttcacccttaacccatgacctctggtacaaaactcccctagcctcagttgaaaaagcctgcttgcattcactctgtctatacccatcataattttatacacttctgtgaaatctcccctcattctccaatgctccagggaataaagtcctaacctattcaacctttctctgtaactcagtttctcaagtcccggcaacatccttgtaaaccttctctgcactctttcaaccttattaatatccttcctgaaatctggtgaccaaaactgcacacaattgacttattaatttaaattaatttattttagatATTAATCAAGCTTTCTTATTttaagaataaaataataataaggcTATATTAAGTAATTGTTATCTTTCTTGCAGCTGAAGCTTGCAGCACTACAGAGGATGGTGATGAACCCCTGCATTGTCCCACAGGCTATGAATGTCACATCATAAACCCtgggaatcctgcagaaggaaTTCCAAATAGAGGACAGTGCATAAAGCAAAGAGGAAATAGTGGTTAGTTGATATTTTTCACAGCCCATGTTAATATTTCATAATATCAATTGGGAAATGTAGAGTACAGTAGGTAATTAATTTTTACACGCAACTTCAACTCCAGATCTTGATATGATTGAAGTTTATTTGCTGAGAGTAGAGCAGAAGAGTGTAACAACCTGAACTACAGTCAAGTATACTGTAGGGGCCAATAGTCATGTTTGAACACCTGCTGAAACTACTTCTGCAGTCTTTTTTGTAATTCAGATTGTtactattatttattcttatcttacaaaagcagcacagcatatcatagagcaaatacaatacagcatatttacacagccatcccatgacaggaaaacacataaaactaagaaacagaaaaaaacttctaatttaagtttaaattaacatacgaccaaaattgatcccacacgtcttgcacttttccctcactgttaattcttctcaacatgtgttcatatgatgaaatcttaaccctttcctcagtccattccctcacagtgggacatctgggttttttccagttttgcaatataattcttgcagctgtgatgagacccacctttaaaatagtaaatttgacattgtttacattaggtatcattgtcctatcacccaggagacaAAGCCATGGGCACAAAGGCAGTGTAGGACCCaaccaattccccaacaaatcaagaactttacaccaaatggacgaaccatggaacactcccaaatcatgtgaaaatatgtgcccctcatttttacatttccagcataaattattatcaacaatccccattttATAGAGTCTAGTTAGTGTCCAATAATATTTGTGTACTATCTTATACTGAATAAGTTTCCCTCTTGCTTCCCTAATATGTCTACCTTTATTTGATAAAATATTTAACCACTCATTATCTTCAATATcgcttccaagatccttctgccataCTACTTTGAGAATGTTACACAGTTCACCCACAGAGTGCTTTTGATTGAAGGTTGAACAGGGACTTGCCAGGGTTTATGCCCAGCGAAGGTGATGGAATGGTGGCTTATTTCTAAGtgcagatgctgtttgactcAGAAAAAATTGTGCTGAAGCTGCTGCACTTGTTTGTTTGTGATGGGAAAGGTCAGCAGTTGTCAGAGTAGCAAAGGTGAATACGTTCATTTCAATTTTATGACGATACTTCATACCGCCATGTACCAGTGATAGAGGGAATAAATATTTAGGGTGGTGGACAGATGCTGCTTTTTCCATTTGAGCTTCCTGAGTATCGTTGGAGCTGCATTCATCCCAGCAGTAGAGGACAATCACAATCATAAGAGATCCCACAGATCCTGGAAATTTAGATGAATACACatgaaatgctagaggaactatgcaggtcaggctgcatctgtggggagaattgaattgaattgacttttatttcttgcatccttcatctgcatgaggagtaaaaatctttacgttacctctccgtctaaatgtgcaatgtggaaatcagtaatttgtaataaatggtatgtacagtaagatatataaaagaacagtcaatatagcatagaaatgcagtcgtatcagcatgaattaatcagcctgatagccttgtggaagaagctgtcccagagcctgttggtcctggcttttgtgtTGTGGTGCCGTTTCTTGGATGAtagtagctggaacagtttgtggttggggtgactcgggtccccaatgatcccacgggccctttttatgcacctgttgcTGTACACGTTCCAAATAGCggcaagttcacatctacagatgcgctgggctatccataccactctctgcagagtcctgtgattgaaggcagtacagttcccataccaggcagtgatacagccagtcaggatgctctcaattgtgctctgGTAGatagttcttaggatttggggactcatgccaaacttcttcaaccatctgaggtgaaagaggcactgttgtgcctctttttaccacacagccagtatggaCAGACCAAGAAATAAACAATCAGTGCTTTTggttgtgacccttcatcaggacctgatgaagtgtctcggctcaaaatatcaactgtatacacttctccataaatgctgcctgatctggtaGAAAGCATTCCATTGCATTCCTGACGAGCCCAGTGTATGAATAGACCAGGTTGGAATGTCAGGA
The DNA window shown above is from Hypanus sabinus isolate sHypSab1 chromosome 17, sHypSab1.hap1, whole genome shotgun sequence and carries:
- the wfdc1 gene encoding WAP four-disulfide core domain protein 1, with product MGCGKSFLRALAAALFCLLTLRPLSVDTRSLRVKVGDKHDDYEYQLISHSSQYQRNDRCPPPPQALPDSACEVPSCRSDSECERHKRCCYNGCIYACLESVQPPPVLDWLVQPKPRWLGGNGWLLDGPEEVLQAEACSTTEDGDEPLHCPTGYECHIINPGNPAEGIPNRGQCIKQRGNSDARNLRPKAFKDYKDYFGTNSNNAVGYKKHHHKHLG